The following coding sequences are from one Dermacentor silvarum isolate Dsil-2018 chromosome 4, BIME_Dsil_1.4, whole genome shotgun sequence window:
- the LOC119449955 gene encoding beta-1,4-N-acetylgalactosaminyltransferase bre-4 yields MPHLKPGGRWFPTQCKARHRVALVVPYRDRIDNLQAFLQHMHPFLQRQQLDYGIYLVEQNGTEKFNRAKLLNVGYEIAKAMDGYDCFIFHDVDLLPENRRNEYACKDGGPLHMSTCLDYRKYKRYYETIFGGVCALRSEHMEKVNGFSNMFEGWGGEDDDMSIRLRFSGFNIVRNDCTVGRYTALKHADGLQNPERHRLLRRSFFRVYKDGLNTLKYSVLDILFKKLYTHVIVDLSAHTASKPKKRKEK; encoded by the exons ATGCCGCATCTGAAGCCCGGCGGCCGCTGGTTCCCGACCCAGTGCAAGGCCCGGCACCGAGTGGCTTTAGTGGTGCCTTACCGGGACAGGATCGACAACCTGCAAGCCTTCCTGCAACACATGCACCCGTTCCTACAGAGACAGCAGCTGGACTACGGCATATACCTCGTGGAGCAG AACGGCACGGAAAAGTTCAACCGCGCAAAGCTGCTCAACGTGGGCTACGAGATAGCCAAGGCGATGGACGGCTACGATTGCTTCATCTTCCATGACGTCGACCTGCTGCCGGAGAACAGACGCAACGAGTACGCCTGCAAGGACGGAGGCCCGCTCCACATGTCTACCTGCCTCGACTACCGCAAATACAA GCGCTACTACGAGACCATCTTCGGAGGCGTCTGTGCCCTGCGCAGCGAGCACATGGAGAAGGTCAACGGCTTCTCAAACATGTTCGAAGGATGGGGCGGCGAGGACGACGACATGTCCATCAG GCTGCGGTTTAGCGGCTTCAATATAGTGCGTAATGACTGCACTGTCGGCCGGTACACCGCCCTCAAACATGCCGACGGGCTCCAAAATCCCGAACG GCATCGGCTCTTGAGGCGCAGCTTCTTCCGCGTTTACAAGGACGGCCTCAACACCCTCAAGTACAGTGTGCTAGACATTTTATTCAAGAAGCTTTACACGCACGTCATCGTGGACCTCTCTGCGCACACGGCGTCCaagccaaaaaaaagaaaagaaaaataa